Proteins from one Podarcis raffonei isolate rPodRaf1 chromosome 1, rPodRaf1.pri, whole genome shotgun sequence genomic window:
- the BBOF1 gene encoding LOW QUALITY PROTEIN: basal body-orientation factor 1 (The sequence of the model RefSeq protein was modified relative to this genomic sequence to represent the inferred CDS: inserted 3 bases in 2 codons) encodes MVSPSREAPDSDRKTRVGCARIRMYRSKLRRSIDRANAAEAGETRXREGRGRGSSPGLGPRATLSRRGKNFHALPRPDLSTHRLVRALNLPHLAGAACHVNTPRVTSLPLVRXRHRPHLPATPGCRSNGPPRGKTPAWLLGGNMKGKGKAKAAKGGKGKKGGPGGSGKKVDVKALKEESEADRAKAAASLWEARLEVTELSRKEYRAAARRLAQNNEELERQQRRLERDTVDVMGYLKRQDMEKEDLIEKLKLQLIEVKQKAKEENDELVQYYTKQLEEMEEKFNKKAKEIGLIQVELKMIMDFRKKKALLEKQLEDLNEIMEITEKEHQETICMLEKKFLEEKQRLEREAEKKIYMLAERAHHEAIMQLDAAGKAVFSENVRLHEALGYHMKETEELQKAKQKLEEKNAFLLQEKETNELLVHEKIRQITQQKALIQDLQNKVKKLEEAVYHMTREFKTEVESTQQKALMQNQAGQTEIAKLQQLLEMKEREMSRVKKLARNILDQRTEVEKFFLDALEQVKQEIITSRKCYKQVAQDAYQRKMMAAYAGKDEYPKIRTFNNNEHSTNSVQMDLLEAEKWTNIQKGKLDISDLTWEQKESVLRLLFAKMNGLKQRKYGQALVPITPDTINLAEPKNAGTDDTIPVYAFITQQAPLSESPRKGSSFPDIQVIPPQSN; translated from the exons ATGGTCTCTCCGAGTCGAGAAGCTCCGGATTCCGACCGAAAGACGCGTGTCGGGTGTGCACGCATCCGAATGTATCGCTCGAAACTCCGCCGGAGTATCGACAGGGCAAATGCTGCCGAAGCAGGAGAGACCA GCCGGGAAGGCCGGGGCAGGGGGAGCTCTCCAGGGCTGGGCCCGCGCGCGACCCTGAGCCGGCGGGGAAAGAACTTCCACGCACTGCCCCGTCCAGACCTCTCCACTCACCGCCTTGTCAGAGCCCTCAACCTTCCACATCTCGCCGGTGCCGCGTGTCACGTCAACACACCGCGCGTGACGTCTCTCCCTCTCGTGCG GCGCCATCGTCCTCATCTTCCCGCGACGCCCGGTTGCCGTAGCAACGGGCCGCCGCGAGGGAAAACACCGGCGTGGCTTCTAGGGGGAAAcatgaaggggaaagggaaggcgAAAGCGGCGAAAGGAGGGAA GGGGAAGAAGGGCGGCCCCGGCGGCAGCGGCAAGAAGGTTGACGTGAAGGCCCTGAAGGAGGAGTCGGAGGCCGACAGGGCTAAAGCTGCGGCGTCGCTATGGGAGGCCAGGCTGGAGGTGACCGAGCTCTCCCGCAAGGAGTACCGCGCCGCCGCCCGCCGCCTCGCGCAGAACAACGAGGAGCtggagcggcagcagcggcggctgGAGAGGGACACGGTGGACGTGATGGGCTACCTCAAGAGGCAGGACATGGAGAAGGAAGATCTG ATTGAGAAGCTAAAGCTGCAGTTGATTGAGGTGAAGCAAAAAGCCAAAGAAGAGAACGATGAACTG GTACAATATTACACCAAACAGTTGGAGGAGATGGAGGAAAAATTCAACAAGAAGGCCAAAGAAATTGGCCTAATTCAAGTTGAGCTGAAAATGATAATGGATTTTCGCAAAAAGAAAGCTCTTTTGGAAAAACAACTTGAAGAT CTCAATGAAATTATGGAAATCACAGAAAAAGAACATCAGGAAACAATCTGCATGTTGGAGAAAAAGTTCCTTGAAGAAAAG CAACGACTtgaaagagaagcagagaagaagaTTTATATGCTAGCAGAAAGGGCTCACCATGAAGCCATTAT GCAGTTGGATGCTGCTGGAAAAGCTGTTTTTTCAGAGAATGTTCGTCTTCATGAGGCTCTTGGATATCACatgaaggaaacagaagagttaCAAAAAGCCAAGCAAAAATTGGAGGAGAAAAATGCCTTTCTCTTGCAGGAGAAG gaaaccaaTGAATTGTTAGTTCACGAAAAGATACGGCAAATTACTCAGCAGAAAGCCCTGATCCAGGACCTGCAAAACAAGGTGAAAAAACTGGAAGAAGCTGTTTATCATATGACCCGAGAATTTAAAACTGAAGTTGAAAGTACCCAACAGAAGGCTTTGATGCAGAACCAGGCAGGCCAGACAGAAATTGCAAAgctgcagcagttgctggaaatgaaGGAACGAGAGATGAGCAGAGTGAAGAAACTGGCCAGAAATATCCTGGACCAAAGGACTGAGGTGGAGAAGTTCTTCTTAGATGCTCTGGAGCAGGTGAAACAGGAGATCATAACCAGCAGAAAGTGCTACAAGCAGGTGGCTCAAGATGCATATCAGAGAAAAATGATGGCAGCATATGCAGGGAAAGATGAATACCCTAAAATCAGAACCTTTAACAACAATGAGCACAGCACAAATAGTGTACAAATGGACCTTCTGGAAGCAGAGAAATG GACAAATATTCAGAAAGGAAAACTGGACATTTCTGATTTGACCTGGGAGCAGAAGGAGAGTGTGCTGAGGCTACTCTTTGCAAAAATGAATGGCCTTAAACAACG GAAATACGGTCAAGCTTTGGTTCCCATAACTCCAGACACAATAAATTTAGCAGAACCAAAGAACGCTGG CACTGATGATACAATTCCTGTCTATGCTTTCATCACTCAGCAGGCACCACTATCGGAGTCACCTCGTAAAGGATCATCCTTTCCAGATATTCAGGTTATACCACCACAATCCAACTAA